Within Oncorhynchus nerka isolate Pitt River linkage group LG8, Oner_Uvic_2.0, whole genome shotgun sequence, the genomic segment AAGTCACGTTCTGGAATAGACATAAATAATACATGTGAAAAGGCTGCATGCAACCAGTGACTGCCAGGATGAATGCACAGATACACTTTATGAGTGCAGAATGACGTTCTGAGACTGCATGAGTCATAGGCTGCGTtccaaatggaacactattccctagatagtgctctACCAGAAACGCATACAATTCAAAACAAGGGAGGGTGTGAAACCACTTCCTCTGAGCtctaggagagatggagggagagcgatggagggaggagaggagcaaaTTGTGCACCTCTCTGGACCCAGCTCCATTTGCACATACAAACACAAATGCATACGCCCGCGCACACAGTCTACACATCTGGGTCAAACAGACTGAAGTTTGTCTGACAAGGAAATCAGGTCTGGCTGCAGTGGACATTCTGAAGTAAATTGTTTTGTGTAGCGACCATGCTGTTGACATTCATACATACAGTGGCTACTTTTAGGGCAAAGCTGAAAGCCTTCCACTGAAGAATACACTAATTCATTGAATGTTTCACGGTAGTCATAAAAACATGGATAGGGATGCATGTAAACCAGAAAGGTCACAATCTCTGCCACTGAGGCTGTACAACATAGTCCCAATGAAATCAATCCCCCTGGCGTCTCCCACTTCCTCTGGCTCGTCCATAAAGACAAGGTTTTGGTCAGTAAACTAGACCCAGGGTGTCACGTGttctccctctccagcctctaggtcaccaggctgctcgttatggcgcacacctgtcaccatcgttacgcgcacctgcgcgtcatcagactcacctggactccatcacttcccattgtttctgtttcagtttgatgtctgtgttctgttagtgtttcttgttttgtattatggtctgtttatttgattaaaaaactcactccctgaacttgctttccAACCCTCAGGGCATATCGTTATACAGGGGTTAATGAATAGAACCAATGAGGGCTATTTAGTCATCCCTGTCTCTGCTTGACTTTGCCGTGGGGGCACTGTGCAGACCCTGAGATATGTTTTGTGAGTGACAGAGAGATTTCAGCTCGTGAAGACTGAAACAGAGGTATAGGCAGTGGACAGAGAGACTGATTAAAGAATCTTCACTGTGTCTCACCAACAGCTGATGTTTAATTAAAAGGTGACTCATTCCTAGGAATATATATCCTTCTATGTCTcggtcactgtctctctctctctctctgcatcgaTATTGTAACGGCTCTCGTCGAAAAGGAGTGGACCagagcgcagcgtggaaagtgttcatgatttttattttcaaaaaacactcaaacaaaataacaaaagtgaAAACGAAAgagcacagttctgtcaggtacagacactaaacagaaaacaagaccccacaaaacccaaaaggaaaataacaacttatatgtgatccccaatcagaggcaacgatagacagctatctctgattgggaaccacacaaggccaaaaacaaagaaatagaaaacatagactttcccacccgagtcacaccctgacctaaccgaacatagagaataaaaaggatctctaaggtcagggcgtgacagatattTTGGTTAAAATCACACAATTGCTTTATTATTTAGGGGGTTTTCTGGACTAATATAAGGTTGACATTCACCACAtgtaaaaaataatgttttttattGTCTATTATATTAGAAAATAATATACTTCAAGGATTTCCTCTTTAGCTACATTCAACTGAAATATTTGTTATTGACTAACCTATAAGCTGAATTCCCTTGTGCCACTCTGCTCATCTAAAGCAATGTGTACAGACTAGTTTTCGAGAGACAATCTGAACTGACCTGAAGAGGTAGTCTGAGTCCATTACACAGAGGATGTGGGCTTGTGCTGTGTAGAACGACAATTCTATACCGCTTTCTACTCAGTCATTGGGGCTGGATTGTAAATCTGTAATGTGGAGGACAAGGGCTGTATTTCCATACTAATTGGTGTCTTATGACccaaagatctgatgtgattggtcaaaagaccaaataGTGGAGAGGAAAAACATCTGAATTGTGCTACCTGTTTAAACGCAGACAATGAGATCCCTCAATCAAGTATTTGTTTTTGTATATGGCTTTTTAGAAATATATTTGTTACAATTTGTGACTCACGTGCTGAACAAAAACCCAGCCTGATCCTTTCTCTGTTTGAGCTCTTACCTACTCCATACGGTCATGCAAACCAAACATGGCATGACAGGGTGGAAAGGAGTGGCATGATGGCAGAAACAGCCTGGTACCCACTACCAGGCTACCAAATGGACTGGACAGATCTTTCCTCATCCACTCAACAGGATGACACCTCATTCACTTCAACACACTTTATAACAGTGACTGAATGTTTTTTAAGACTTGAATAGTGTAAGCCCTTCTGCATCAATGAACGTTCACCGATAGGTTTGAGGGAATGAGTGGGCCAGTCAGCAGGTTTAACTGCATTAAGACTGCCAGGCCACAGCCCAGTGAGCCACTAGCTGGGTTTATTGCTAGTAATAatagattgttctctctctctctatggagtGTATTGTATTCGATGAAGGTGATGTTAATTAACGTTGCTatggttctccctccctccctccctccctccctccctccctccctccctctcccctccctatctctcttctctatttctttctttcttttttctctctctctttctttctctctctttctttctctgtgtgaTGAGTGAATAAATTAATGAGTAAATAGAAGGTTATCCAGATTGCATATATTGTGCTTTATGAGCTGCAATGACACAACAGAGTTTGACATTCAAAAGTCTCTctaattccctctctctctaatctcccccctccctctctctctaatctccccccctctctctccttatctcatctcctcttctccagtTTGTGGCCTTTGCCTCCTTGTTCTTCATCCTGGTCTCGATCACCACCTTCTGcctggagacccatgaggcattcaacaccatcaccatcatcaacaAGTCTGAGGCGGTGCTCAACGGCAGCCTGCCAGACCTGGGTCCTGATTACATTATCGAGACGGATCCAGCTCTCACCTACGTGGAGGGTGTCTGCGTTCTTTGGTTCACCCTGGAGTTCATGGTGCGTGTCATCTTCAGCCCAGACAAGCTGGAGTTTGTCAAGAGCCTGCTCAACATAATCGACTTTGTGGCTATCCTGCCTTTCTACCTGGAGGTAGGCTTAAGCGGACTGTCATCTAAAGCAGCTAAGGACGTCTTGGGCTTCCTCAGAGTGGTAAGGTTTGTCAGGATCCTGCGTATCTTCAAGCTGACGCGACACTTCGTGGGGCTGCGGGTCCTAGGTCACACCTTGAAGGCTAGCACCAACgagttcctcctcctcatcatcttcCTCGCCCTGGGTGTGCTTATCTTCGCCACCGCAATCTACTACGCCGAGCGCATCGGCGCCAACCCCAACGACCCCACGGCTGGCGAACACACCATGTTCAAGAACATCCCCATCGGCTTCTGGTGGGCCGTGGTCACCATGACCACGCTGGGTTATGGTGACATGTACCCGCAGACATGGTCGGGCATGCTGGTGGGCGCGCTGTGCGCCCTGGCGGGCGTGCTGACGATAGCCATGCCTGTGCCCGTCATCGTCAACAACTTTGGAATGTACTACTCGCTGGCCATGGCCAAGCAGAAGCTTCCCAAGAAGAGGAAGAGGCACATCCCCCAGGTCGCACTGGGGGGATCCCCAACCTGCCTCAAAGTAGACCTCAACACCACCTGCAACAGCCCCCAGGGGGACATCTGCAACATGCA encodes:
- the kcnc2 gene encoding potassium voltage-gated channel subfamily C member 2 → MGKFDDNERIILNVGGTRHETYKNTLRTLPGTRLALLASDSDIESVLDQLQQVPGFIEYNTRNNEYFFDRHPGVFAYVLNYYRTGKLHCPADVCGPLFEEELSFWGIDETDVEPCCWMTYRQHRDAEEALDVFDINVDNGDEDEETGKRLGIEDVVDPNISRWKKWRPVIWNLFEDPYSSRAARFVAFASLFFILVSITTFCLETHEAFNTITIINKSEAVLNGSLPDLGPDYIIETDPALTYVEGVCVLWFTLEFMVRVIFSPDKLEFVKSLLNIIDFVAILPFYLEVGLSGLSSKAAKDVLGFLRVVRFVRILRIFKLTRHFVGLRVLGHTLKASTNEFLLLIIFLALGVLIFATAIYYAERIGANPNDPTAGEHTMFKNIPIGFWWAVVTMTTLGYGDMYPQTWSGMLVGALCALAGVLTIAMPVPVIVNNFGMYYSLAMAKQKLPKKRKRHIPQVALGGSPTCLKVDLNTTCNSPQGDICNMQGSRVLERNQSVLSGDGSGGSDLTMSPSTEERVPMRRSSTPEQERRSGGTCFLLTASDYTCPADGGVRKTDNCKEIVFTGFTQAESSIL